One genomic segment of Mesoterricola silvestris includes these proteins:
- a CDS encoding adenosylcobalamin-dependent ribonucleoside-diphosphate reductase: protein MQISRAFTKAGKDPLAGIPFVGRTSRITKLDGTVVFEAKDVMVPESWSQVAVDILAQKYFRRKGIDAANGGEKDARQVFHRLAGCWRHWGEQYGYFDGPEDAQAFYDELVYMLANQMCAPNSPQWFNTGLHYAYGISGPAQGHSFVDPVTGAMCQSTSAYERPQPHACFIQSVEDDLVNPGGIMDLWTREARIFKYGSGTGTNFSKVRGATENLSGGGCSSGLMSFLAVGDRAAGAIKSGGTTRRAAKMVCLDLDHPDVEAFIDWKVTEERKVAMMAAGSIVLGRTWNALCEAVEGSTTRDANPRTNEKLRKALARAKGEGVASAFLSQSMSRLSQGDFSRDLKSYDTGWDGDAYATVGGMNSNNSVRVPDQFMRALEKDGDWYLERRTDGKVHKTLKARDLWAKVNYAAWACADPGIQFDTTINDWHTCPADGPINASNPCSEYMFLDDTACNLASLNLCSFLTPDGGFDLSGYRHAIRLWTFVLEISVLMAQFPSERIAQLSHDFRTLGLGYANLGAMLMRLGIPYDSEAGTQWCAALTAILTGDAYAASAEMAGQLGPFPGYQLNRDAMLRVIRNHRRAAYDAPAAEYEQLSITPQGLKGSLLPKSILDASRDSWDRALALGEAHGFRNAQVTVLAPTGTIGLLMDCDTTGVEPDFALVKFKKLAGGGYFKLVNRAIPEALMRLGYNPAQIRDIERHVVGWLEITDETPGISRSRLLAKGWTAEELAAIEDKLPTAFDPAFVIPVDRLKKDFGEEDAQAFLDALAGTMTVEGAPHLKDEHLPIFDCANRCGRKGQRFIAPMGHIRMMGAAQPFLSGAISKTINLPAEATVEEVGAIYKASWQHMLKAVALYRDGSKMSQAIATNLDLLEGIDTLVDDEAPKAEKVQALSQALAQQVVRTYRKKLPNRRGGYTQAATIGGTKLYLRTGEYEDGTLGEIFLDIHREGAGFRAVLNCFAIAVSMGLQHGVPLEEFCEAFLFTRFEPNGMVQGSDTVKFSTSLIDFVFRELAISYLGRYELAQVEPEQLMQMTGGNGSHKPESQGLSAAAIGGMTPLFPESETANAPQPAPALAAHGHPAPGAAKAAAAPSAFMSARQKGYTGDPCPECGHLTLVRNGACMKCQTCGATTGCS, encoded by the coding sequence ATGCAAATTTCTCGCGCCTTCACCAAAGCCGGCAAGGATCCGCTCGCGGGCATCCCCTTCGTGGGGCGCACCAGCCGGATCACCAAGCTGGACGGCACCGTGGTGTTCGAGGCCAAGGATGTGATGGTCCCCGAGAGCTGGTCCCAGGTGGCGGTGGATATCCTGGCCCAGAAGTATTTCCGCCGGAAGGGCATCGACGCGGCCAACGGCGGGGAGAAGGACGCCCGGCAGGTGTTCCACCGGCTGGCTGGTTGCTGGCGGCACTGGGGCGAGCAGTACGGCTACTTCGACGGCCCCGAGGACGCCCAGGCGTTCTACGACGAACTCGTGTACATGCTGGCCAACCAGATGTGCGCCCCCAACAGCCCCCAGTGGTTCAACACCGGCCTCCACTACGCCTACGGCATCTCGGGCCCCGCCCAGGGCCACAGCTTCGTGGACCCGGTCACCGGGGCCATGTGCCAGTCCACCTCCGCCTACGAGCGCCCCCAGCCCCACGCGTGCTTCATCCAGAGCGTGGAGGACGACCTGGTCAACCCCGGCGGCATCATGGACCTGTGGACCCGCGAGGCGCGGATCTTCAAGTACGGCAGCGGCACCGGCACCAACTTCTCCAAGGTGCGGGGCGCCACCGAGAACCTCTCCGGCGGCGGCTGCTCCTCGGGCCTCATGTCCTTCCTGGCCGTGGGCGACCGCGCCGCGGGGGCCATCAAGTCCGGCGGCACCACCCGCCGCGCCGCCAAGATGGTCTGCCTGGACCTGGACCACCCCGACGTGGAGGCCTTCATCGACTGGAAGGTCACCGAGGAGCGCAAGGTCGCCATGATGGCCGCGGGCAGCATCGTCCTGGGCCGCACCTGGAACGCGCTGTGCGAGGCCGTGGAGGGCTCCACCACCCGGGACGCCAACCCCCGCACCAACGAGAAGCTGCGCAAGGCCCTGGCCCGGGCCAAGGGCGAGGGCGTGGCCTCGGCCTTCCTCTCCCAGTCCATGAGCCGCCTGTCCCAGGGCGACTTCAGCCGGGACCTCAAGAGCTACGACACCGGCTGGGACGGCGACGCCTACGCCACCGTCGGGGGCATGAACTCCAACAACTCCGTGCGCGTCCCCGACCAGTTCATGCGCGCCCTGGAAAAGGACGGCGACTGGTACCTGGAGCGCCGCACCGACGGCAAGGTCCACAAGACCCTCAAGGCCCGGGACCTCTGGGCCAAGGTGAACTACGCCGCCTGGGCCTGCGCCGACCCCGGCATCCAGTTCGACACCACCATCAACGACTGGCACACCTGCCCCGCCGACGGCCCCATCAACGCCAGCAACCCGTGCTCCGAGTACATGTTCCTGGACGACACGGCCTGCAACCTGGCCTCCCTGAACCTGTGCAGCTTCCTCACCCCCGACGGCGGATTCGACCTGTCCGGGTACCGCCACGCCATCCGGCTCTGGACGTTCGTCCTGGAGATCTCGGTCCTCATGGCCCAGTTCCCCTCCGAGCGCATCGCCCAGCTCTCCCATGACTTCCGCACCCTCGGCCTGGGCTACGCCAACCTGGGCGCCATGCTCATGCGCCTGGGCATCCCCTACGACAGCGAAGCCGGCACCCAGTGGTGCGCGGCCCTCACCGCCATCCTCACCGGCGACGCCTACGCCGCCAGCGCGGAGATGGCCGGCCAGCTGGGGCCCTTCCCCGGCTACCAGCTGAACCGGGATGCCATGCTGCGGGTCATCCGCAACCACCGCCGGGCCGCCTACGACGCCCCCGCCGCGGAGTACGAGCAGCTCTCCATCACGCCCCAGGGCCTCAAGGGGAGCCTCCTGCCCAAGTCCATCCTGGACGCCTCCCGGGACAGCTGGGACCGCGCCCTGGCCCTGGGCGAGGCCCACGGCTTCCGCAACGCCCAGGTGACGGTGCTGGCCCCCACCGGGACCATCGGCCTGCTCATGGACTGCGACACCACCGGCGTGGAGCCGGACTTCGCCCTGGTGAAGTTCAAGAAGCTCGCCGGCGGCGGCTACTTCAAGCTCGTGAACCGCGCCATCCCCGAAGCCCTCATGCGCCTGGGCTACAACCCCGCCCAGATCCGCGACATCGAGCGCCACGTGGTGGGCTGGCTGGAGATCACCGACGAGACCCCGGGCATCTCCCGGAGCCGGCTGCTGGCCAAGGGCTGGACGGCCGAGGAGCTCGCGGCCATCGAGGACAAGCTCCCCACCGCCTTCGACCCCGCCTTCGTCATTCCCGTGGACCGCCTGAAGAAGGACTTCGGGGAGGAGGACGCCCAGGCCTTCCTGGACGCCCTGGCGGGCACCATGACCGTGGAGGGCGCCCCCCACCTGAAGGACGAGCACCTGCCCATCTTCGACTGCGCGAACCGCTGCGGCCGCAAGGGCCAGCGCTTCATCGCGCCCATGGGCCACATCCGCATGATGGGGGCCGCCCAGCCCTTCCTCAGCGGCGCCATCAGCAAGACCATCAACCTCCCCGCCGAGGCCACGGTGGAAGAGGTGGGCGCGATCTACAAGGCCTCCTGGCAGCACATGCTCAAGGCCGTCGCCCTCTACCGGGACGGCTCCAAGATGAGCCAGGCCATCGCCACCAACCTCGACCTCCTGGAGGGCATCGACACCCTCGTGGACGACGAGGCCCCCAAGGCCGAGAAGGTCCAGGCCCTGAGCCAGGCCCTGGCCCAGCAGGTGGTGCGCACATACCGCAAGAAGCTCCCCAACCGCCGCGGCGGCTACACCCAGGCCGCGACCATCGGGGGCACCAAGCTCTACCTGCGCACCGGCGAATACGAGGACGGAACCCTCGGCGAGATCTTCCTGGACATCCACCGGGAGGGCGCCGGGTTCCGGGCCGTGCTCAACTGCTTCGCCATCGCCGTGAGCATGGGCCTGCAGCACGGGGTGCCCCTGGAGGAGTTCTGCGAGGCCTTCCTCTTCACCCGCTTCGAGCCCAACGGCATGGTCCAGGGCAGCGACACGGTGAAGTTCTCCACCAGCCTCATCGATTTCGTGTTCCGGGAACTGGCCATCAGCTACCTGGGACGCTACGAGCTGGCCCAGGTGGAGCCCGAGCAGCTCATGCAGATGACCGGCGGGAACGGCTCCCACAAGCCCGAGAGCCAGGGCCTGTCCGCCGCCGCCATCGGCGGCATGACGCCCCTCTTCCCCGAATCCGAGACCGCCAACGCGCCCCAGCCCGCCCCCGCCCTGGCCGCCCACGGCCACCCCGCCCCCGGCGCCGCCAAGGCCGCCGCCGCGCCCTCGGCCTTCATGTCCGCCCGCCAGAAGGGCTACACCGGCGACCCCTGCCCCGAATGCGGCCACCTCACCCTGGTGCGGAACGGCGCCTGCATGAAGTGCCAGACCTGCGGCGCCACCACCGGCTGCAGCTAG
- a CDS encoding GNAT family N-acetyltransferase, whose protein sequence is MTFTVRKAELHEGHALGQFAEACFRESFGYLFPEEALDLLCSKAFTTPVMEGLIRNGTWIAEGPEGWRGYVALSPDPCPVEGLARPHLELSRLYVPAPWMGQGVSDALMTAFLADARAKGVRGVWLEAFEGNPRALRFYRRWGFKDLAGSVKIREGLHLPHRILASELNG, encoded by the coding sequence ATGACCTTCACCGTCAGGAAAGCGGAACTCCACGAAGGCCACGCCCTGGGGCAGTTCGCGGAGGCCTGCTTCCGGGAATCCTTCGGCTACCTCTTCCCGGAGGAGGCCCTGGACCTGCTGTGCTCCAAGGCCTTCACCACCCCCGTCATGGAGGGCCTCATCCGCAACGGCACCTGGATCGCGGAGGGCCCGGAGGGATGGCGGGGCTACGTGGCGCTCTCCCCCGATCCCTGCCCCGTGGAGGGGCTGGCGAGGCCGCACCTGGAGCTCAGCCGCCTCTACGTGCCCGCGCCGTGGATGGGGCAGGGGGTCTCGGACGCGCTCATGACCGCCTTCCTGGCGGACGCCCGCGCCAAGGGGGTGCGGGGCGTCTGGCTGGAGGCCTTCGAGGGCAACCCCCGGGCCCTCCGTTTCTACCGCCGCTGGGGCTTCAAGGACCTGGCCGGCAGCGTGAAGATCCGGGAAGGCCTCCACCTGCCGCACCGGATCCTGGCGAGCGAACTGAATGGGTGA
- a CDS encoding amino acid permease, translated as MTEKITSQLFKRKPLELLLEEMRGENRLRRVLGPVQLTALGVGAIIGAGIFVATGAAAHNVAGPALMLSYVVAGITCIFAALCYAEFASMVPVAGSAYTYAYATLGELFAWIIGWDLILEYGVSSAAVATGWSAYAQSSLSKLGIEFPLILRESPWRYDAVHGAFVRTGSWLNLPAVLVTAAVTFVLVKGIKESAGFNATMVAIKVAAVLFVIAVGAFFISATNWHPFAPFGWTGLSFFGHTVAGQVDPGGKPVGMLAGAAIIFFAYIGFDSVSTHTEEARNPQRDVPLAIVISLVLCTVLYIGVVAVLTGMVRFDHLDVNAPVSMAFKVHHLGWAEGLIATAGVAGITSVLLVMMLSGPRVFLAMARDGLLPKGVFGVVHPEFRTPWKSTILIGIFVAVLSGLLPIDSLLHLTNIGTLLAFVIVCAAVLIMRKKYPDVHRPFRCPWVPVVPILGILSCLLLMFSLPTENWWRLIAWLALGFGIYFLYGRKHSVMKHYSETNR; from the coding sequence ATGACGGAGAAGATCACGTCCCAGCTCTTCAAGCGAAAGCCTCTCGAACTGCTCCTGGAGGAGATGCGGGGGGAGAACCGGCTGCGGCGGGTCCTGGGGCCGGTGCAGCTCACGGCCCTGGGCGTGGGGGCCATCATCGGGGCGGGGATCTTCGTGGCCACCGGGGCCGCGGCCCACAACGTCGCGGGGCCGGCGCTCATGCTCAGCTATGTGGTGGCGGGCATCACGTGCATCTTCGCGGCCCTGTGCTACGCCGAATTCGCCTCCATGGTGCCCGTGGCGGGATCCGCCTACACCTACGCCTACGCCACCCTGGGCGAGCTCTTCGCCTGGATCATCGGGTGGGACCTGATCCTGGAGTACGGCGTGTCCAGCGCGGCGGTGGCCACGGGGTGGTCGGCCTACGCCCAGAGCTCGCTGTCCAAATTGGGCATCGAGTTCCCGCTCATCCTCCGGGAATCGCCCTGGCGCTACGACGCGGTGCACGGCGCCTTCGTGCGCACCGGCAGCTGGCTGAACCTGCCCGCCGTGCTCGTCACCGCCGCCGTCACCTTCGTGCTGGTCAAGGGCATCAAGGAGAGCGCCGGCTTCAACGCCACCATGGTGGCCATCAAGGTCGCCGCGGTGCTCTTCGTGATCGCCGTGGGCGCCTTCTTCATCAGCGCCACGAACTGGCATCCCTTCGCGCCCTTCGGCTGGACGGGACTGAGCTTTTTCGGCCACACCGTGGCCGGCCAGGTGGACCCCGGCGGCAAGCCCGTGGGAATGCTGGCGGGGGCGGCCATCATCTTCTTCGCGTACATCGGCTTCGATTCCGTCTCCACCCACACGGAGGAGGCCAGGAATCCCCAGCGGGACGTGCCCCTGGCCATCGTCATCTCCCTGGTGCTCTGCACCGTGCTCTACATCGGCGTGGTGGCCGTGCTCACGGGGATGGTCCGGTTCGACCACCTGGACGTGAACGCCCCGGTGTCCATGGCCTTCAAGGTGCACCACCTGGGCTGGGCCGAAGGGCTCATCGCCACCGCCGGGGTGGCCGGCATCACCTCGGTCCTCCTGGTCATGATGCTCAGCGGCCCCCGGGTCTTCCTGGCCATGGCCCGGGACGGCCTGCTGCCCAAGGGCGTCTTCGGCGTGGTGCATCCGGAATTCCGCACCCCCTGGAAGTCCACCATCCTCATCGGGATCTTCGTGGCGGTCCTGTCGGGCCTGCTGCCCATCGACTCCCTCCTCCACCTCACCAACATCGGGACCCTGCTGGCCTTCGTCATCGTGTGCGCGGCCGTGCTCATCATGCGGAAGAAGTACCCCGACGTGCACCGCCCCTTCCGCTGCCCGTGGGTGCCCGTGGTGCCCATCCTGGGCATCCTGTCCTGCCTCCTGCTCATGTTCTCGCTTCCCACGGAGAACTGGTGGCGGCTCATCGCCTGGCTGGCACTGGGTTTCGGCATCTATTTCTTGTACGGGCGCAAACATAGCGTTATGAAACATTACTCGGAAACCAATCGCTAA